The genomic region GCGGCCGAGCGCGCCACCCACGAGCACCTGGCCACCCTCGCAGACGAAGTGGCCGGCCTCTTCGCCAACCGGGAGAATCCACAGCTCTTCTTCGTGCACGACATCAATTTTCATCGTGGTGTCGCCAATGCCGCCGGCAATCCGATCGTCGCCGCGCTGGTCGACATGGTCTCCGCGATGTACTACGAGCGGCGTCAGGCGACGGTCGCGCGCGCCTCCGACCGCGACCTGCGCGACGCCGCCGAAGCCCACCGGCGCATCTACCAGGCCATCCGCGCCCACGACGCGGCCGCGGCCAGGCGCGCCATGAACGATCACCTGCTGCAGGCGAGCCGCTATCAGGCGCAGGAACTCGCCAAGGCGGTGCCGCGCGTGGCGGTCCGCCGCCGCAAGTCCACCCCGGCCCGGGCTTACTCCTAGCCGGTCTGCCGGCGAGCGCCAATCATCCGTGAACCCGATCATCATCATCAGCCCGTCCGACAACGTCG from Vicinamibacterales bacterium harbors:
- a CDS encoding FadR/GntR family transcriptional regulator; amino-acid sequence: MFEGSTDQVVAFVRDLIVRGQVRPGDRLPAERELAVQIGVSRPSVRAGLHALAAMGVVQSRHGSGTYIPSGPPALGSEPLSFLAALHGFSRDDMYEARRILEVEAAGLAAERATHEHLATLADEVAGLFANRENPQLFFVHDINFHRGVANAAGNPIVAALVDMVSAMYYERRQATVARASDRDLRDAAEAHRRIYQAIRAHDAAAARRAMNDHLLQASRYQAQELAKAVPRVAVRRRKSTPARAYS